cctcccaccccctgggGGCCCAGTGGAATTCCTGACCTGTCTGCAGTCTCTCTATCCCTCCATCCCCACGTCCACCCCTCCGTTCCCATTCTCAGCCATGCCCATGGTGGAGAAAAGGCCTTCAAGAGGCCTGGCCTCTTACAGGCACTTGGgaatccccccctccccctcccatcatATGAGCGGTGATCCCCCACTCCTCCCCGTAACCCCCGACCCCTCCGCCCACTCTCAGTGACGTGGGGTGTATGTGTGCGTTTTCTCTGTGTGAATGTGTGAGCAAGTACACGTGGTGGGGGAGGAGCCGGGGGGACTCAGGAGCGCCACGCACCTGCTCTAGAGAGGCAGCTGTCCCAGTCCCTGCTTTGGAAGTGAGGGACAGGGCCCTCTCCTGGGGGCCATTGGTGCTAATGAGGGGGATGGCCTTGACGTGGGTGCTCAGCATGCCTCCCCCAGTACTGGCCCGGGGCACTAGGGCAGGCAGAGTGGGGCAGCAGGTGCAGCGTCGGTGGGAGGAGGGTGCCAGGCCAGGACAAGGGGGTGCCAGAGCCATGAccactaccccacccccaccacccgccTCTCCATCTCAGTATTCCCCCTCCCATCACTCATAACACACATACCTCAtccagcctcctccctgctcagacttggggagggtgggggtggaggagccCCTACCCCTTCCCCTGGTGGCGGGTCTacagggctgggagagggcagggcgTGTGACACGGACACCGTCCATAAGGGGGACAGTAATTCCTGCCCTGGGAGCtcctgggtgggaggagggggacacTTCCTTGCAGGCGCTACTGAATGTATGAGAAGctggtgctggggtggggggagggggggctgtGGCCAGAAACAGGGAAGGAGGTAGGTCCCTTccccagggaggggtggggccaGTAGGGGTGACTTGGGGGCTCCTACTCCTGCCCCACATTGACAATCAGTATGTCTGTTTTGTGCGATTTTTCACCCCGTTGTGTTCTGGGTCaggattttaaagaaagatatttttatggTAATTGTTGCTCGtctattttactatatatttatgtaataaatatatgatgaaaaTAATCCCCTTGGGCACCCCCCCCCCTTAGACTTGTGTGCTGTTTCCCTGTATCCTCCCATCTGCTGGCCAGAGGACCCACCCCACAAACTGACCAGGTGGAGAGGTGTGCCCCCAGCCTTGGCCACGTTTCCGCCCCGCCCCCCAGAACGAGCACACACCACAGCAGCCAGCTCAGCCGTGAACTACTGGATTTGAGACAGGAATAGAACAAATCGGGGGGCTAGAGAGTAAGAGGGGGCAGAGAGTGGTTTAAATaggggaggcaggggaggttcagtgatgggggagggaggcaggtatTTACAAGAAGGCTCGGGGGGCCGGAGGCTCATCTtggaatattttataacaatataaATAAGATTCtggtttgcttttccttttcgTCTCGTAAAGGAGAGAGAAGTGCAGAGTTCGATTCTGTACAAGGGGGCAGCGGCAGAAGGCCGGCCGGGCGGGTCACTGGGCGTCCACCCGGAAGGACAGCAGCTTCTCGGAATGCATGTTGTTCAGGGTCCGCAGGTCCGGCAGCTTGAGCAGCAGCTTGGTGAAGCGGGAAGTCTCCGAGGGCCGGTTCTTCAGCACCAGAGCCCGAAGAGCCCGCAGCAGCGTCTCCTGGAGCTGCTCCACCGAAGCGGAATTCTCCATGCCCGAGCGGTCTGTGGGGAAGACGACGGCAGTGAGGCAGGCTCCCTGAGCTCCTCTGACGAGGAGGACCCGGAGGCCTGCGAGGACGCGGCGGCGGCCATGCAGCCTCTCCCCGAAGCCCCTCAGAGGGCcgatggggaaggaggaggagggggaacaTGACTCCCTCTCCTAGGCCTCTGACCCAAGAGCAGGAGGTGCCTGCGACCTCGGAGCCCAGGCTCAGCAGGGctggccccctcccaccccgccagGCCGCTCTCCTTCCCTGAACAGGCCAATCACGCCCAGGCTCCCTTGCTTTTTGTTCTgtagttccctctgcctgggatgcccttccccctctctctgcctggcAGTATCTTTACTTGTCCTTTGAGGCCCCactcaagtgtcacctccttccccagctccccaggCAGAAATAGTTGTGTGTGCTTCCAGAGCCCTTGGTTCATGCTTCTACTGTGACACTTATCTCACTGTTTTATAATTAGTCGGGCATGAGTCTGTCTCCTGAGCTAGACTGTGTCTGAATCAtgtctgtatccccagtgcccgGGTGCAGGGCCTGGCCTAGAGTAGGTACTCCATAAAAGGTGTGTTGAATCGAACTGCGTCCGCCTCCTCCCGGGGTCAGGCTCAGGCGAGAGCCTGACCTACCTGCAGAGACGAGCACCACCGCGGTGAAGAGGCCCAGCTCCTCCTCGGTAAGCGCCAGGGAGTTGAGCTTCTCGCTGAAATCGAACATGGCATTGAGCAGGTCTCCCATGCCCATAGCGCCGAGCTCCTGCAGGCTGTAGGTGGTACGGCTCAGAAACATCACTGTCTGGTCCTTCACGTTGAACAGCGACGCAAAGCGCACCATCAGCACCTAAAGCGGGGACAGTCATCCTGGGTGGAGTGGGAGGAGCAATTGCCAAGTTGCccctaaagtttttttttgttttttcttttttgtttttttgcggtacgcgggcctctcactgttgtggcctctcccgtcgcggagcacaggctccagacgcgcaggctcagcggccgtggctcacgggcccagccgctccgcggcatgtgggatcttcccggaccggggcacgaacccatgtcccctgcatcggcaggcggactctcaaccactgcgccaccagggaagccctcccctaaAGTTTTGTGAAAGGGTTACTGGTGCTGCCTTAGATTTCTCAGTCAAGACTGGGGCTAGTTTCTGAGTAAGCAATGAGGGGCGTGCGGTGCCAGGTGTTAGGATGGGGAACATCCCACTGGCTTTGGAATCCAGCCTGAATCTGGGTCTCAACCTTGTCGctccctgtgaccttgggcaaggcacttCACCAAAGTGAATGTGCTCATGCCTAGAACGGGAATAGCGCTGTACCCTAAAGTGTTATTTTAGGGTAATAGGATGTAATTAGACCCCAGCTGAGATGACAGAAGTCCCAGCCATCCATAGGCAGGACTGGGAGGGATTCTGCCCCTTCCTTCATCCGTCAAGAGTAAGGTTTcagagcccctgcccaccccagacaCCCTTTCTGCTGGATCCTTCCCAAGGTCAAGAGCAGAGAGCACAAAGGGTCACTCACCTCAAAGGTGCCAGCCTTAAGCAGGGTGACCTGGTCGTGCTGAGAAAGGTCACGGAAGCCAGGGATGTGCTTGGCAAACTCTACCACCTCCCTCACAGCGGGCGTGAAGCTCATGGAGAAATCCTCCCAGATCTCCTGCACAGTTCGCCCACTGCGTCCGTGCGGGTACATGTTCATGGGACATGCCTGGAAGAGGAAAGAATTTGGGGAGGGGAGCATCAGTCAGGCTGCCTCAGATAGGCTGCCCCAGCAGTGCTGGGCCCCAGATTCTGCTTGGGTTAGAGTTGTGGCGTTGGAGGATGGGTCTTTCAGGTAAAGTAGCAATCAGGTGCCAGTTGGAGATCAGGGATTCCCAGGCAGAGCCCTTCCTGCAGGGCTGAGCATCCTCCCTGCACCTAGCCTTCAGGCACACCCAGCGGCCCTGTGCTCAATCCAGTCTCCCCAGTCCCCTGCCCACTTCACCCCCAGTGCCCTCACCAGCAGAACGTTCTTGGAGTTGCCCTGCCGCAGACTGTTGGCAGGTGCTTCGCCTTCTGGGGCTGGGTACACGTGGGTGGGGCACAGATGGTGCCCATTGCTGTTTGGCTGGTGGCAGCTGtgatgggcagggccaggggGCCAGGTGGGAGGGTAAGAGGAGGGAGCCTGGCGTAAACTGTTCAGGGCCTCATTATGACGCTGGGCGGCCATGATGTTGTTGTCATTGGGGGCAGGCGGGCAGCCCTGACTTTCCCAGTGATGTGGGGTGGTGGCTGGAGGGTTGCCCGAGGCATGGTTGGCATTTAAGTTGCCAGGTGAGGTGCCCAGCTTGTCATGGGCGTAGGTGAAGATCTCTCGGTGGGCCCGGGCTACCTGGGATATTACATCCTCCACTGTGGGCTCAGGACTTGGGGATCGGGGAGGCGTCAGCTGCTGTGGGAACTGGGAGAAGCCCACCAAgggtgagggggcaggggctgggggtggtgaggggcccATGGGGCTTGGGGTGGGGTGCTGGGTGGGCGGGGTCTCCAGCGGGCACTGGCTGCTTAGCTGGTTGTTGGCCAGGTTCATGGCACTCTGCATCTCAGCCAGCATCCGCTGCTTCTCTCGTTTGGGGATGCGCCCAAAACGCACAGCTGTGACAGGATGAGAGCAGTGTCAGGAAGTTCTAATACACACTCACgtgcttctcttccttcctcctgaaaGGGCAAGCCCCTTAGAGCTTGGGGTTCCACATAAAACCCACAAGGCCACACCCATCGAGGGGGTTTTCCAAGTAGGCGTTACGGTAAGAGGTGACCAGAGAGACTAATGGGGAAGATGTGTGTGTTTACCTGAGACCCGATGAAATGTGGGCATCCCCTATGCAAATGAGATGCCTAGTACTGGGCCTTCGTAAGGGAGGGATTAATTCAGAAACCTCCGAGgggaagaaagggggagggagaggggagctcGTGGGCACGGCGCTGCCTCACCATCCCGAGACATGCCCACGGAGAGGCACTTCTTGAAGCGGCACTGCTGGCAGCGGTTCCGATTGATGCGGACGATGGAGCAGTTCTCGTTTTTCAGACACCTTTTGTACTGGATGTTCTGCTGGATGCTCCGACGGAAAAAGCCCTGTGGAGCCGGGGCAGCTAGTGAGCATCTCCGTCTAGGCCGGGCCTATGTGTCCTGTGGGAGAGGGTCACCTGCCCTTACCCCCACCCTGCCTCACCTTGCAGCCCTCACAGGCATGCACGCCATAGTGGAAGCCAGAGGCCACGTCCCCACACACCTTACACAGTAGCACCATGCCATTCAGCTCTGTGGGAAGAGAGGGGCAGTGGGTGAACAGGGCAGGTTTCTGAGTGGCCAGAGAGCTGGAGGTTTTCTGAGCTGGAGattgggcgggggtggggggggtgggaaacTGAGGAGGAGCTTCAGTATCTAGGGGGCACCCGAATGAGCAGACAGGGCTGACAGCAGTTGGTGCAAC
Above is a genomic segment from Phocoena sinus isolate mPhoSin1 chromosome 20, mPhoSin1.pri, whole genome shotgun sequence containing:
- the NR1D1 gene encoding nuclear receptor subfamily 1 group D member 1, with translation MTTLDSNNNTGGVITYIGSSGSSPNRTSPESLYSDSSNGSFQSLTQGCPTYFPPSPTGSLTQDPARSFGSTPPSLGDDGSPSSSSLSSSSSFYNGSPPRGLQVALEDSNRVSPSKSTSNITKLNGMVLLCKVCGDVASGFHYGVHACEGCKGFFRRSIQQNIQYKRCLKNENCSIVRINRNRCQQCRFKKCLSVGMSRDAVRFGRIPKREKQRMLAEMQSAMNLANNQLSSQCPLETPPTQHPTPSPMGPSPPPAPAPSPLVGFSQFPQQLTPPRSPSPEPTVEDVISQVARAHREIFTYAHDKLGTSPGNLNANHASGNPPATTPHHWESQGCPPAPNDNNIMAAQRHNEALNSLRQAPSSYPPTWPPGPAHHSCHQPNSNGHHLCPTHVYPAPEGEAPANSLRQGNSKNVLLACPMNMYPHGRSGRTVQEIWEDFSMSFTPAVREVVEFAKHIPGFRDLSQHDQVTLLKAGTFEVLMVRFASLFNVKDQTVMFLSRTTYSLQELGAMGMGDLLNAMFDFSEKLNSLALTEEELGLFTAVVLVSADRSGMENSASVEQLQETLLRALRALVLKNRPSETSRFTKLLLKLPDLRTLNNMHSEKLLSFRVDAQ